Proteins from a single region of Gossypium arboreum isolate Shixiya-1 chromosome 1, ASM2569848v2, whole genome shotgun sequence:
- the LOC108480457 gene encoding uncharacterized protein LOC108480457 isoform X1, producing MSKRSHHHLTELGCIACEDLTEFGAGKEGWLAPDAGTTVLCALDAHSLAIANRSVVLILGWSDSDEPRVKIRPELSPIEAERITAIEWLVFDDIKVIAIGTSRGFLLMYSLRGDLIHRQMVYHGQIIKLRVRGTKKDLMQDISSEDVCVVMPGVIARFDGSDIRSMLQRWFQETHSRFWDEKSNKDSEDNGNSDDRLPYQIWNVNKYGSCVDAAITGIMPPPLMELQSSQRYYCAVTIGDDAVISAFRLSEDRKRSLVGVILSKVMPVTFSTIASFSKMIWRSEPTPTSKPEEKLQSFAQASSLTCLKDYPRKGEKLTLSPSGTLAAITDSLGRILLLDTQALVVVRIWKVSSAFIILNSWEPTAPFSGLSSIFHALFQGYRDANCFFMEMLVNRDDKRASSSYHVPGKSDYCLCLAIHAPRKGIIEVWQMRTGPRVLAIQCAKGCRLLQPTYRFGSLSDSPYVPLEVFLLNGDSGQLSVLNRFLN from the exons ATGTCCAAGCGGAGCCACCATCACTTGACGGAACTCGGCTGCATCGCCTGCGAAGATTTGACGGAGTTCGGTGCCGGAAAGGAAGGTTGGTTAGCCCCTGATGCCGGCACCACCGTCCTCTGCGCTCTCGACGCCCATTCTCTCGCAATCGCTAACCGATCTGTTGTTCTCATCCTCGGCTGGTCCGACTCGGACGAACCTCGGGTTAAGATCCGACCCGAACTGTCACCTATCGAGGCAGAGCGCATCACGGCCATCGAGTGGCTGGTTTTCGATGATATTAAAGTGATTGCAATCGGAACCTCTAGAGGATTCCTTTTGATGTACTCTTTGCGTGGTGATTTGATTCATAGACAG atGGTATATCACGGACAAATCATAAAGCTAAGAGTTCGGGGAACTAAGAAAGATCTGATGCAAGATATATCTTCAGAGGATGTTTGTGTTGTCATGCCGGGTGTAATCGCTCGTTTTGATGGGTCTGATATACGG AGTATGCTTCAAAGGTGGTTTCAAGAAACTCATTCTCGTTTTTGGGATGAGAAATCAAATAAAGATTCAGAGGATAACGGCAACTCTGACGACAGATTGCCTTACCAGATATGGAATGTTAATAAGTATGGGTCATGTGTTGATGCAGCAATCACTGGCATAATGCCACCTCCACTCATGGAACTCCAG TCAAGTCAACGTTACTATTGTGCTGTCACCATTGGAGATGATGCTGTGATCTCTGCTTTCAG ACTTTCAGAAGATAGGAAACGTTCCTTGGTAGGAGTTATTTTGTCAAAAGTTATGCCTGTCACATTTTCCACTATTGCTTCTTTTTCCAAAATGATATGGCGGAGTGAACCAACACCAACCAGTAAACCAGAAGAGAAGCTTCAGTCATTTGCTCAAG CTTCTTCATTGACATGTTTGAAGGACTACCCAAGAAAGGGTGAAAAGCTGACCTTATCACCCAGTGGCACTTTGGCTGCTATCACGGATTCACTTGGTCGTATATTACTCTTAGATACTCAGGCACTTGTAGTAGTGCGAATTTGGAAGGTTTCTTCtgcttttataattttgaattctTGGGAACCAACTGCTCCTTTTTCTGGTCTAAGCAGTATTTTTCATGCTCTCTTTCAGGGATATCGTGATGCAAACTGCTTTTTCATGGAAATGTTAGTGAATAGAGATGATAAACGTGCAAGTTCCTCTTACCATGTACCAGGAAAGAGTGACTATTGCCTCTGTTTAGCCATTCATGCGCCCCGAAAAGGAATTATTGAG GTGTGGCAGATGAGAACTGGACCACGTGTCTTAGCTATCCAGTGTGCTAAAGGTTGCAGATTGTTACAGCCAACATACAGGTTTGGATCATTATCAGACTCTCCTTATGTTCCTCTCGAAGTGTTTTTGTTGAATGGAGACTCAGGCCAGTTGTCAGTGTTGAATCGTTttcttaattga
- the LOC108480558 gene encoding polynucleotide 3'-phosphatase ZDP, with translation MLKLSFILTVPNKPKTPLLFCHFSKPESPKSSNLFSHFSFHFWEKRNMSTKIVAEYAKSGRSSCKKCGKTITAQALRLGLVTRDARGFDMTKWHHLDCFHEKIDSLDVIKGFDSLKGVDQEALKKLADGSIKSPKQLRGKDDEEEREQEEETESEKSNTKKIKLSAPDEKAQFDIAFSVSDIKDKYKDAALEPKWKAFQTIIFLERDDGLHDSGKIAAFDFDGCLAKTSLKRVGADAWSLMYPSIPEKLQSLYEEGFKLVIFTNESNIDRWKNKRQVAVDSKIGRITNFINKVKVPMQVFIACGISSSGGKAVDPFRKPKPGMWHIMEKHFNSGIPIDMDQSFYVGDAAGRPNDHSDADIKFAQAVGLKFYVPEDYFRS, from the exons ATGCTAAAACTTTCCTTTATCCTCACAGTCCCCAATAAACCCAAAACTCCTCTTTTGTTTTGCCACTTCTCCAAACCAGAATCCCCTAAAAGCTCGAAccttttttctcatttttcttttcacTTCTGGGAAAAGCGAAATATGTCCACCAAAATCGTAGCTGAGTATGCCAAGTCTGGCAGGTCCTCTTGCAAAAAATGTGGGAAAACTATAACTGCTCAGGCCTTGAGGTTAGGCCTTGTTACCAGAGATGCTAGGGGCTTTGATATGACCAAATGGCATCACTTGGATTGCTTCCATGAAAAAATTGATTCCCTTGATGTTATTAAGGGCTTTGACTCTCTCAAG GGTGTTGACCAGGAAGCTTTAAAGAAATTGGCTGATGGGTCTATTAAATCGCCTAAGCAG TTGCGAGGAAAAGATGATGAAGAGGAAAGGGAACAAGAAGAAGAAACTGAATCAGAGAAAAGcaatacaaagaaaattaag TTGTCAGCACCTGATGAGAAAGCTCAGTTTGACATAGCCTTTTCTGTCTCTGATATCAAGGATAAGTATAAG GATGCTGCATTAGAACCAAAATGGAAGGCATTCCAGACAATTATATTTCTTGAGCGG GATGATGGTCTCCATGATTCTGGTAAAATTGCAGCTTTTGATTTTGATGGTTGTCTGGCTAAAACATCTCTTAAAAG AGTAGGTGCAGATGCTTGGTCCCTTATGTATCCTTCAATACCAGAGAAGCTGCAGAGTCTTTATGAAGAGGGCTTTAAGCTG GTAATTTTTACAAATGAATCCAATATTGACCGCTGGAAGAATAAAAGGCAGGTAGCTGTGGACTCGAAAATTGGACGTATCACCAATTTCATCAATAAAGTAAAGGTTCCAATGCAG GTTTTCATAGCTTGTGGGATAAGCAGTTCTGGTGGTAAAGCTGTTGATCCTTTCCGCAAACCAAAGCCTGGCATGTGGCACATTATGGAGAAACATTTCAACTCTGGCATTCCAATTGATATGGATCA ATCTTTTTATGTTGGCGATGCTGCTGGGAGACCCAATGATCATAGTGATGCTGATATAAAATTTGCACAG GCGGTAGGATTGAAATTTTACGTTCCTGAGGACTATTTCAGATCTTAG
- the LOC108480715 gene encoding multiprotein-bridging factor 1a-like yields the protein MAGIGPLTQDWEPVVIRKKPPNAATKKDEKVVNAARRAGAEIESVKKSNAGTNKAASSSTTLNTRKLDEETENLAHERVPTELKKAIMHARMEKKLTQSQLAQMINEKPQIIQEYESGKAIPNQQIIGKLERALGAKLRGKK from the exons ATGGCCGGAATCGGACCTTTAACTCAAGACTGGGAGCCCGTCGTTATTCGGAAAAAACCCCCAAACGCCGCCACCAAGAAGGATGAGAAAGTCGTTAACGCCGCCCGTCGAGCCGGTGCCGAAATCGAATCCGTCaagaaat CGAATGCTGGGACGAACAAGGCAGCATCGAGTAGCACTACTTTGAATACAAGGAAACTTGATGAGGAAACTGAAAATCTTGCTC ATGAAAGAGTGCCAACTGAACTGAAGAAAGCCATCATGCATGCTCGAATGGAGAAGAAACTCACCCAGTCTCAACTTGCTCAG ATGATCAATGAAAAGCCCCAGATTATACAAGAGTACGAATCCGGAAAAGCTATTCCTAACCAACAGATTATAGGTAAACTCGAGAGGGCACTCGGTGCAAAGCTGCGAGGGAAGAAGTGA
- the LOC108483573 gene encoding uncharacterized protein LOC108483573: MNPYDEKRLRDEVIYLHYLWEQGPPQTTNQTLPKRPRPSTQNPINRRKFAHSGSHPPPKPDPGLDWSVLLKPTSPSSPGWPEPKSKPDPMVRPVSIEDQARFANMQMQNKVLDGCKEFFKKRVRDEENDDGDDDDVDVDVDEEEEEKNEVDMFFMRIFVNNSELRGYYEENHEKGEFFCLVCGGIGENLGKKFQGCVGLVQHCMSISKTKCKTGHRAFGLVVCKVLGWDIDRLPVILLKGEPLSRILANSRESQNTLQGEGSDKNVKNLETGNSSGEVRKDGSDSLDKEDDLTGDVEFMNADGNGSVKKEVFSNDQSNGELMACNMSNNFLEEEDANENVESLEISDGEPNKGSVNDLGLGSSQVTTTGWPCIESIDVSTSTTPEWPSFEPCTASITHVISAEEQIRINMVQWQLNVFDACKQFLSKTAGSDIDEDDNEFNEDDLMDDDGSNDSNEFNFFLRLFTENDELRSYYETYCRDGDFWCLVCRGIGKKDWRIFKDCVGLIQHSTAISKTKRKQAHRAFGQVICKVLNWDFDRLPSIMLKNKPYSHSINHALTDKSKSESGSKEDVDAHQNNSLLMNSENTLNEEPGKDANLENRALNIGANEDKPENPMNSSGKNNTNSEVDQ, translated from the exons ATGAACCCGTATGATGAGAAAAGGCTAAGAGACGAAGTCATCTACTTACACTATCTCTGGGAACAAGGTCCCCCTCAGACCACTAATCAAACCCTTCCGAAAAGACCCAGACCTTCAACCCAAAACCCCATCAACAGAAGAAAGTTTGCTCATTCTGGATCCCACCCTCCACCCAAACCTGACCCTGGGCTCGACTGGTCAGTCCTTCTGAAACCCACATCACCTTCCTCTCCTGGATGGCCAGAACCCAAGTCTAAACCAGACCCCATGGTCAGACCTGTTTCAATTGAAGACCAAGCTAGGTTTGCCAACATGCAAATGCAAAACAAGGTTCTTGACGGTTGCAAAGAGTTTTTCAAGAAAAGGGTTCGTGATGAAGAAAACGatgatggtgatgatgatgatgttgatgttgatgttgatgaagaagaagaagaaaagaatgaaGTAGACATGTTTTTTATGAGAATTTTTGTGAATAACAGTGAGTTGAGGGGCTACTATGAGGAGAATCATGAGAAAGGTGAGTTCTTTTGCTTGGTTTGTGGTGGCATTGGTGAAAATTTAGGTAAGAAATTCCAGGGATGTGTTGGACTTGTACAGCATTGTATGTCGATTTCGAAAACAAAGTGTAAGACAGGCCATAGAGCTTTTGGATTGGTTGTTTGTAAAGTTCTTGGTTGGGACATTGATAGGTTGCCTGTGATTTTGTTGAAAGGAGAGCCTTTGAGTCGTATTTTGGCTAATTCAAGGGAATCACAG AACACTTTGCAAGGAGAAGGTTCcgataaaaatgtaaaaaatcttGAAACTGGAAATTCAAGTGGCGAAGTCCGGAAAGATGGCTCTGATTCTCTG GATAAGGAGGATGATTTAACGGGTGATGTAGAGTTCATGAATGCTGATGGCAATGGGTCAGTTAAAAAAGAGGTTTTTAGTAATGATCAGAGTAACGGTGAATTGATGGCCTGTAACATGAGTAAT AATTTCTTAGAGGAGGAGGATGCCAATGAAAATGTTGAAAGTCTCGAGATTTCAGATGGTGAACCAAACAAAGGATCGGTTAATGATCTG GGATTAGGCTCGTCTCAGGTCACAACCACCGGGTGGCCCTGCATAGAATCCATTGATGTGTCCACTTCAACAACTCCGGAATGGCCCAGCTTTGAGCCTTGTACTGCTTCTATCACTCATGTGATTTCTGCCGAAGAACAGATTAGAATAAACATGGTGCAGTGGCAGCTGAATGTCTTTGATGCTTGCAAACAATTCTTATCTAAAACAGCCGGATCAGACATCGATGAAGATGATAATGAATTTAATGAAGATGATTTAATGGATGATGATGGGTCTAATGACAGTAATGAGTTCAATTTCTTTCTGAGGCTTTTCACAGAGAACGATGAACTCCGAAGTTATTACGAGACTTACTGCAGAGATGGGGATTTCTGGTGTTTGGTCTGTCGCGGGATTGGGAAGAAAGATTGGAGGATTTTTAAAGACTGTGTGGGGCTAATTCAGCATTCCACTGCAATATCAAAGACAAAAAGGAAGCAAGCTCATAGAGCTTTCGGGCAGGTTATTTGTAAGGTTCTTAATTGGGATTTTGACCGTCTTCCATCGATCATGTTGAAGAACAAACCTTATAGCCATTCCATCAATCATGCTCTTACGGATAAATCAAAGTCCGAGTCAGGTTCAAAGGAGGATGTTGATGCACATCAAAATAATAGCCTGTTGATGAATAGTGAG AATACCTTGAACGAAGAACCCGGCAAAGATGCTAATTTAGAAAACAGAGCTTTGAATATTGGAGCAAATGAAGATAAACCAGAAAATCCCATG AATTCTTCAggaaaaaataacacaaattctGAAGTAGACCAATGA
- the LOC108480457 gene encoding uncharacterized protein LOC108480457 isoform X2, which yields MSKRSHHHLTELGCIACEDLTEFGAGKEGWLAPDAGTTVLCALDAHSLAIANRSVVLILGWSDSDEPRVKIRPELSPIEAERITAIEWLVFDDIKVIAIGTSRGFLLMYSLRGDLIHRQMVYHGQIIKLRVRGTKKDLMQDISSEDVCVVMPGVIARFDGSDIRSMLQRWFQETHSRFWDEKSNKDSEDNGNSDDRLPYQIWNVNKYGSCVDAAITGIMPPPLMELQSSQRYYCAVTIGDDAVISAFRLSEDRKRSLVGVILSKVMPVTFSTIASFSKMIWRSEPTPTSKPEEKLQSFAQASSLTCLKDYPRKGEKLTLSPSGTLAAITDSLGRILLLDTQALVVVRIWKGYRDANCFFMEMLVNRDDKRASSSYHVPGKSDYCLCLAIHAPRKGIIEVWQMRTGPRVLAIQCAKGCRLLQPTYRFGSLSDSPYVPLEVFLLNGDSGQLSVLNRFLN from the exons ATGTCCAAGCGGAGCCACCATCACTTGACGGAACTCGGCTGCATCGCCTGCGAAGATTTGACGGAGTTCGGTGCCGGAAAGGAAGGTTGGTTAGCCCCTGATGCCGGCACCACCGTCCTCTGCGCTCTCGACGCCCATTCTCTCGCAATCGCTAACCGATCTGTTGTTCTCATCCTCGGCTGGTCCGACTCGGACGAACCTCGGGTTAAGATCCGACCCGAACTGTCACCTATCGAGGCAGAGCGCATCACGGCCATCGAGTGGCTGGTTTTCGATGATATTAAAGTGATTGCAATCGGAACCTCTAGAGGATTCCTTTTGATGTACTCTTTGCGTGGTGATTTGATTCATAGACAG atGGTATATCACGGACAAATCATAAAGCTAAGAGTTCGGGGAACTAAGAAAGATCTGATGCAAGATATATCTTCAGAGGATGTTTGTGTTGTCATGCCGGGTGTAATCGCTCGTTTTGATGGGTCTGATATACGG AGTATGCTTCAAAGGTGGTTTCAAGAAACTCATTCTCGTTTTTGGGATGAGAAATCAAATAAAGATTCAGAGGATAACGGCAACTCTGACGACAGATTGCCTTACCAGATATGGAATGTTAATAAGTATGGGTCATGTGTTGATGCAGCAATCACTGGCATAATGCCACCTCCACTCATGGAACTCCAG TCAAGTCAACGTTACTATTGTGCTGTCACCATTGGAGATGATGCTGTGATCTCTGCTTTCAG ACTTTCAGAAGATAGGAAACGTTCCTTGGTAGGAGTTATTTTGTCAAAAGTTATGCCTGTCACATTTTCCACTATTGCTTCTTTTTCCAAAATGATATGGCGGAGTGAACCAACACCAACCAGTAAACCAGAAGAGAAGCTTCAGTCATTTGCTCAAG CTTCTTCATTGACATGTTTGAAGGACTACCCAAGAAAGGGTGAAAAGCTGACCTTATCACCCAGTGGCACTTTGGCTGCTATCACGGATTCACTTGGTCGTATATTACTCTTAGATACTCAGGCACTTGTAGTAGTGCGAATTTGGAAG GGATATCGTGATGCAAACTGCTTTTTCATGGAAATGTTAGTGAATAGAGATGATAAACGTGCAAGTTCCTCTTACCATGTACCAGGAAAGAGTGACTATTGCCTCTGTTTAGCCATTCATGCGCCCCGAAAAGGAATTATTGAG GTGTGGCAGATGAGAACTGGACCACGTGTCTTAGCTATCCAGTGTGCTAAAGGTTGCAGATTGTTACAGCCAACATACAGGTTTGGATCATTATCAGACTCTCCTTATGTTCCTCTCGAAGTGTTTTTGTTGAATGGAGACTCAGGCCAGTTGTCAGTGTTGAATCGTTttcttaattga